The genomic region CGGACGACGACCTGTGGCCCTCCCGTCCAGACCTGCCCATACAGTCGCGTGCCGGTTCCAAGCGTGCCGAGATCACCAAACAGAACGCTCTCGACGGGGCCGTCATAGAGCGTAATGGGACTGACGTCGTCCTGATTCGCGTCGAGCTCGACAGAGGCGCCGTCACCTACCCGCACGCGCAGGTAGCGCATTGCCTTGAGGGTTTCTGCTGGGCACTCCTCAAAGCTTGGGGACCCATCCGGTCGGAGGGGCACTCCACCCGGGCCCGTTGTGGCGCAGCTGGCGCAGGCCGCGAGCAGGACCACGCATCGCAGGGAGAGGAGTCTCATTGCCGTCATGCCTTCGCTCCTACTCGCGGGCGAGCCGATGATCCAGCACGACAATGGCCTGTCGGAGTCCATCGTGACGGAAGAGTTCCAGCACCAATTGCGTGGGCCTGCCTGCATCCACGAACGCGCTCTTATCCACGATAAAAGCGAGCAGACCTTCTTCACCGGGTGGAATCGCGGGGAGGGTCGATCGCATGGCGACCGTGCGCATCACACCCCCGGGCGTGGTCATGAGGCGGGCCTCCTTCAAGCGCCAGGGCCGCCTGGAGTCGTGATTCTTGACGGTGACGAGGACGGCGGCCTTCAACTTGCCGGAGAAGGCCTCGATATTGAGGTCGGCGTCCGGCTCCTTGAACAACCACTTCCGCATCAGGCGAAACGGCGTCTGCTTGATGTCGCCAGAGACCAGCAGCGCGGCCAGCGCGTGGTCCGGCGACGTCTCCTCCTTCCGGAAGCGCTCGTTCTCGTTCCTCAGGAGACTCTCCCGTCCGAGCGAGTCGTACAGGGCCGAGAGCACCGCGTTGTAGCTCTCGCGGTTCCTGAACACGTTCACCTGCTGGTCCGGCCCGGCCTCCTCGCGAGGCGGGCCCACGAGGAATGGAAGCTCCGTTCCATCCGTGAGCGTGACCAGCAGGGGGACGCGCTCATCGTCCGCGAGGTCGCGCAGCGGCACCAGCACCACGAGCTTCCCCATGACGGCAGGTGGCTCGAACCGGCCCTCCCAGCCCAGCAGCCGGGTCCGCGTGGCGTCGCAGGGCTGCTCGAAGCGGAGCACCGTCGCGACCTGGCCGGCCACGGCAAGCCGGTGCGCCTCCTCGGCCGGGTGGTCCGAAACGATGAACGTCCTGATGGTGGAGGACTCACGGTCCTGCGCCAGCGCCGCGGAGGCCAGGAGGACGAGGAGCGACACAGCCCGGTAGGGAAGGGGACGCCACATGGTGGCGCACAACCTATCAGCAGGGATGCCCACGTCACTACCCACCACGGCGGTGCCGTCTTCATCCCTGGCCGCGGAAGGGGCCTCCGCTCACGGCGAGGGCGCGGAGGGCCGCTCGCGCTCCGAGCCCCCGGGGACGTGGGCCGGCGCCTCCGCGTACACCCCGCGGTACTCGGGCGGCAGCAGCGCCGCTACCCGGCGCATCATCGCGTCCACCAGGGCCTGGCGCGCGTCGTCCGCGCCGGCGCACTCCGCCTCCAGGTCCTCCACGCGGAAGGGCCGGCCGAAGCGCACGACGACGTCGGCCTTGTAGAGCCGCTCCCCGCCCATGTCCGAGTCGTTGATGGGCATCAGCTTCTCGGTGCCCCGCAGCGCCACCGGCACCACGGGCACGCCCGCGCGCTTCGCAATCAGCGACACGCCCTTCTTCGCCTCCAGCAACGTGCCGTTACGGCTGCGCGCGCCCTCCGGGAAGATGAGCACCGGCTGGCCGCCCTTGAGGGTCTCCACCGCCCGCCGCATCGCCTCGATGTCCGGCGAGTTGGGCTTGATGGCGATGGTCTCCATCACCTCCGACGCCAGCCGCGTCATCGTCGTGCTCTGGAGCTTCACCCCCGCCAGGAAGCTGACCTGTCGCGGACGGAAGGCCCGGTCCAGGGTGAAGCCGTCCGCGTTGGACAGGTGGTTGCAGATGAAGAGGCAGGGCTCGTCGGGAATGTTCTCCCGGCCCTCCACCACCTCATTCGCCAGCGTGTCCCAGACGCGGTTCATCAGCGCGCGCACCACGCGGCGGCGCGCCCGTTCCGGCAGCCTGGCCATCAGCTCGAAGAGAATGCGCAGCACGCGTCGGTCGCCTCCATCTCGGGGACGGCCCGAGAGCATGGCTCGGCTGGAGCCCAGGCGGGCGGCAATTGATGCTGGCGCCCCAGTCCCGCCACTACCCACCAGAAGATGTAGTCCCGCCTGCGGCACAGGTCAGCACCCCTGCCCACATGCAGCCCGCCCGCATGGCGGGCCGTCATGCAGCCAACGCTCTTCCGGCACCGCGGGACAGACCCCTACCGCCCTGGCACGGCCACGCGTGACACCGCACCGGGACGTTGGCCCGCGTCAGGCGCTGGCGCAAAGCCATCGGCGCCCGGGGGTGGGTTGGGCTATGGGAAGGGCGTATGAGCGCCGAAGCCACCCTGTCCCGCACCCGGAAGCCCGTGGAGTACGAGGTCACCGTCGCCCGCGTGCGCATGGACACGCATGACACGGCCACGCTGTTCCTCGACTTCGGCGGGACGCCCCCGGAGTACAAGGCGGGGCAGTTCCTCAACATCGACCCGCACCAGTTCCCCGCGCTCGGGCGGCTGTCGGCCTACCTCCAGGAACAGAAGGGCCGCAAGGAGCCGCAGCGCTCCTACTCGCTCGCCTCCGCGCCGCACGAGCCGCTGGTGGCCATCACCATCAAAGATGAGGAGTTCATCCCCGGCCTCACCCGGTACCCGCCGCTCCTGTCCCCCTTCCTCGTGCACGGCCGGCTCACCGGCGCGCGCCTCAAGGTGCTGGGCTTCATGGGGCCGTACGTGCTGCCGGACGACGTGGAGCAGCGCACCGGGCACATCCTCCACCTGGTGGCCGGCTCCGGCGCGGTGCCCAACTTCGCCATCCTGAAGGACGCGCTCCACCGGGGCCTGAAGCTGCGCCACACCTTCCTCTTCTCCAGCAAGACGTGGGGCGACGTGCTCTACGGCGAGGAGCTGGTCGCCCTGGAGCAGGCGCACCCGGACCGCGTGCGCGTGGTGCACACCCTCACCCGTGAGACGGACGAGTCACGCTTCGGCCCCACCGTGCGCAAGGGCCGCGTGGCCCAGGCGCTGCTGGAGGAGCTGATTCCGGACCGGGACACCTGCCTCGTCTACGCGTGCGGCCCGGCGATTACGCCGTGGGACAGGCGCAAGGCGCTGGAGACGCGCACGCCCGCCACTCCGCGCTTCATGGAGACGGTGCTCGGTCACCTCCACGCGCTGGGCATCCAGGACAAGCGCATCAAGCGGGAGACGTACGGGTGAGCAGGGCGGGCTTCAACGCCAACCCGTGAAGCTCATATCGCCCGAGCGGTTGACTCCTTTCGCGGCGGAGGGCATCCCCTCGTTCGGCGCGGGGCGGCTGAGGAGGCTCCAGGCGCGTGCCGTTGTACCGGGACCGGATGGAAATCCCTCCCTCCGGCTGTCCGGAGTCCCTCATGTCTCATTGGAGTCCTCACACGCGGCGCGCCTGGTGGGGCGCCGTCTCCCTGGCGTTGGCCCTGAGCACGGGCTGCGGCGACACCTCGGGAGCGTCCACGCCCGAAGCGCCCGCGTCCCCCGAGTCCGTCCTCCAGGTGGAATTGGAGGAGGCCTTCGTCGCCATCCCCCGCGCGGTGAGCGCCGAGCAGCAGCAGCAGGTGTCCCAGCGGCTCGCCGGCGCGGTGGATGACGCGCGAGCCAGCTTCTACCTGGCCATCCGCCGCAACGAGCTGGACAAGAAGTGGTTCCTCTCCGCGTACTCCAAGCAGGCCCACCCCGGTGGCGTGGTCTACACCGCGGCCACCACCCTGGGCACGCGGGTGGTGAGCTTCGAGGAGCAGAACGGCAAGCTCTTCGTCTTCGACGTCGACACGCGCAAGCAGATGAGCGACGTGTTCCATCCGCAGGTGCTGGTCGACGCGTACCCCATCGTCACCGACCATGCCGCGTTCAATCGCCTGCCGGGCTCCAGCCAGTACGTGCTCATCGACCCCACGGCGGGCCTCAATCGCTTCGGCGTCGTGGGGGACGAGCGTGGCGAGGACGGCGTCCGCTTCCAGGTGGAGCTGAGCTTCGCGCAGCGCTTCCGGCGCATCGCGGATGGCATCACCTTCGAGCAGGTCTACACGGGCTACGCGGAGGTGCCGGACCCTGATGCCTCCATCTGGTGGATGGAGGACAACCTCTTCCGGACCGCCGGCACCCTGGGCATCTCCCTGCGAAGGTACTCCGAGGGCCCGGGCTACACGCCCACCCCGCTGCCGCCGCGAGAGCACTACTTCCGCAGCGAGCGGCGAATCGTCCCGAACACCGCCGCCCAGGTCATCGAGCAGGTGGCGGTGAAGTGGAACGTCCACCCCGGAATGAAGCCCATTCAATGGCACATCACCGAGCATGTCCTGAAGGCGCAGCAGGACCCGCGCTTCCAGGACTTTGACCTCGTGGGCGCGATGAAGCGCGGCATCGAGGGCTGGAACTCGGTGTTCGGCTTCCCGGTGTTCCAGGTGGCCATCGGTGACAGCTCGCTGAGCTTCGCCGACGACGACAAGAACGTCGTCATCTTCGACACGGACGAGGAGATGCCCTTCGCCATGGCGGACTGGAGGACCAACCCCAACACCGGCGAGATTCGAGGGGCCAGCATCTACTTCCCGGTGACCTGGGTGATTGTCGCGGCCAGCGAGCTCGGGGATGACGCGGCCCTCGAGGCCGCCCATTCCGAGCCGGAGGCCCGCGCCCCGTTCCGTCTGTCCTGGGCCGGCATGCGGGGCCGCCCGCTGTGTGACCTGGATGCCTCGGCCATGCGCGCGGCACGGGTGAGCGCCGGGACTCCGGGCCACGGCCAGCTGGCGGGACTCACCAAGAAGCAGAAGGTGGAGCGGCTCCTCACGGGGCTGATGCTGCACGAGGTCGGCCATACGCTGGGGCTGCGGCACAACTTCTACGGCTCGCTCGCCTACGACGGCAGCCCCAACAGCCCCCTGTCCACCACGGTGATGGACTACCTCCAGTACGAGGACGCGGTCTACCTGGACACGCCGGGCTCGTATGACGTGCAGGCCGTGCGCTATCTCTATGGAATGTCGCCGCAGCCGCCCACGGATGGGTTCTGCACGGACGAGGACCGGCGCACGGACCCGTACTGCAACACGTACGACCGCTCCTCCGAGCCCATCACCGGGTCCGTCGGCCCGCTGTACCACTCGGCCCGGGACTCCATGCTGAACAGCACGCTCCCCTGGAGCCGGTTCGTCTACTACTTCATCTACCAGATACACCCCCTCCTCAACTTCGTGCGCGTCGCGTCGCCCGAGGCGCAGGTCACCGCCTATTCCCTGGCGATGGAGGGCGTCCGTCCGCCGCTGGTGATTCCCCCGGGCGCCCGGGCGGACTACCCGGCCCGCGCGGACGAGTTCGTTCGACGCATCTTCGCGCGGCTCTACCTGGACCCGGCGTCGGAGCGCGGCCACTTCTCCGCCAACCCGCGCGCGACTCCGGAGCTGATGTCGCTGATGCTCCCGGACATCAAGGCCATCCTGCTCAACACGGATGGGGTGCGCAGTCACGAGGCACGCCGCACCATGGTG from Pyxidicoccus trucidator harbors:
- a CDS encoding oxidoreductase, which gives rise to MSAEATLSRTRKPVEYEVTVARVRMDTHDTATLFLDFGGTPPEYKAGQFLNIDPHQFPALGRLSAYLQEQKGRKEPQRSYSLASAPHEPLVAITIKDEEFIPGLTRYPPLLSPFLVHGRLTGARLKVLGFMGPYVLPDDVEQRTGHILHLVAGSGAVPNFAILKDALHRGLKLRHTFLFSSKTWGDVLYGEELVALEQAHPDRVRVVHTLTRETDESRFGPTVRKGRVAQALLEELIPDRDTCLVYACGPAITPWDRRKALETRTPATPRFMETVLGHLHALGIQDKRIKRETYG
- a CDS encoding zinc-dependent metalloprotease, translating into MSHWSPHTRRAWWGAVSLALALSTGCGDTSGASTPEAPASPESVLQVELEEAFVAIPRAVSAEQQQQVSQRLAGAVDDARASFYLAIRRNELDKKWFLSAYSKQAHPGGVVYTAATTLGTRVVSFEEQNGKLFVFDVDTRKQMSDVFHPQVLVDAYPIVTDHAAFNRLPGSSQYVLIDPTAGLNRFGVVGDERGEDGVRFQVELSFAQRFRRIADGITFEQVYTGYAEVPDPDASIWWMEDNLFRTAGTLGISLRRYSEGPGYTPTPLPPREHYFRSERRIVPNTAAQVIEQVAVKWNVHPGMKPIQWHITEHVLKAQQDPRFQDFDLVGAMKRGIEGWNSVFGFPVFQVAIGDSSLSFADDDKNVVIFDTDEEMPFAMADWRTNPNTGEIRGASIYFPVTWVIVAASELGDDAALEAAHSEPEARAPFRLSWAGMRGRPLCDLDASAMRAARVSAGTPGHGQLAGLTKKQKVERLLTGLMLHEVGHTLGLRHNFYGSLAYDGSPNSPLSTTVMDYLQYEDAVYLDTPGSYDVQAVRYLYGMSPQPPTDGFCTDEDRRTDPYCNTYDRSSEPITGSVGPLYHSARDSMLNSTLPWSRFVYYFIYQIHPLLNFVRVASPEAQVTAYSLAMEGVRPPLVIPPGARADYPARADEFVRRIFARLYLDPASERGHFSANPRATPELMSLMLPDIKAILLNTDGVRSHEARRTMVDVLKAMQTLGAYAALRELRDALTASLPSLSEPERMQTEDLVARITAALSPYYR
- a CDS encoding DUF2381 family protein, yielding MWRPLPYRAVSLLVLLASAALAQDRESSTIRTFIVSDHPAEEAHRLAVAGQVATVLRFEQPCDATRTRLLGWEGRFEPPAVMGKLVVLVPLRDLADDERVPLLVTLTDGTELPFLVGPPREEAGPDQQVNVFRNRESYNAVLSALYDSLGRESLLRNENERFRKEETSPDHALAALLVSGDIKQTPFRLMRKWLFKEPDADLNIEAFSGKLKAAVLVTVKNHDSRRPWRLKEARLMTTPGGVMRTVAMRSTLPAIPPGEEGLLAFIVDKSAFVDAGRPTQLVLELFRHDGLRQAIVVLDHRLARE
- a CDS encoding lysophospholipid acyltransferase family protein: MLRILFELMARLPERARRRVVRALMNRVWDTLANEVVEGRENIPDEPCLFICNHLSNADGFTLDRAFRPRQVSFLAGVKLQSTTMTRLASEVMETIAIKPNSPDIEAMRRAVETLKGGQPVLIFPEGARSRNGTLLEAKKGVSLIAKRAGVPVVPVALRGTEKLMPINDSDMGGERLYKADVVVRFGRPFRVEDLEAECAGADDARQALVDAMMRRVAALLPPEYRGVYAEAPAHVPGGSERERPSAPSP